One region of Deinococcus ruber genomic DNA includes:
- a CDS encoding IS630 family transposase, protein MSDDERQVLNDLVRRRQTPRGLATRAKVILLSTDHPEWTLAEIGAHVGLCDDTVGIWRKRFVALRLEGLSDAPKSGAPRTIQDEATLRVVHLTLDTLPEGETHWSTRGMAQVSGMTQSAVHRIWRAFGLRPHLVSSFTLSKDPLLIEQVRDIVGLYLAPPDRALVLCIDEKPQIQARERGSATFPMLPGQPEATGPTYVRHGTTTLIAALNVKVGSVIGQCSPQHRAEEFRAFLDVVHAQVPQGLEVHVVLDNYITHKTKTIQNWLLAHPNVHFHFTPTSGSWLNLVESWFSLLSRKRL, encoded by the coding sequence TTGAGCGACGACGAGCGCCAAGTCTTGAACGATTTGGTCCGACGTCGCCAAACCCCTCGGGGTTTGGCAACCCGTGCGAAGGTGATTCTGCTGAGCACAGATCATCCGGAGTGGACGCTGGCGGAGATTGGTGCGCACGTCGGCCTGTGTGACGACACGGTCGGCATCTGGCGCAAACGCTTCGTGGCCCTGCGGTTGGAGGGATTGAGTGACGCGCCCAAATCGGGCGCGCCACGAACGATCCAGGATGAGGCCACCCTACGGGTCGTCCATCTCACGCTGGACACCTTGCCGGAGGGCGAAACCCACTGGAGTACGCGCGGCATGGCACAGGTCAGTGGAATGACGCAAAGTGCAGTGCATCGCATCTGGCGGGCCTTCGGGCTGAGACCCCACCTGGTGTCGTCGTTCACGCTCTCAAAGGATCCGCTGCTGATCGAACAGGTACGGGACATTGTTGGGTTGTACCTTGCGCCACCAGATCGAGCGCTGGTGCTGTGTATCGATGAGAAACCGCAGATCCAAGCACGCGAGCGCGGCAGCGCCACCTTCCCAATGCTCCCAGGACAGCCTGAGGCGACGGGGCCAACGTATGTCCGTCATGGCACCACCACCCTCATTGCGGCCTTGAATGTAAAGGTCGGAAGCGTGATTGGGCAGTGTTCTCCGCAGCATCGGGCCGAAGAGTTCCGAGCGTTCCTTGATGTAGTGCATGCTCAAGTCCCACAGGGACTTGAGGTCCATGTTGTCCTGGACAATTACATTACCCATAAAACCAAGACCATCCAGAACTGGTTACTGGCCCATCCAAACGTGCATTTCCATTTCACGCCAACCAGCGGCTCTTGGCTCAATCTGGTCGAGTCGTGGTTTTCCCTGCTGAGCCGCAAGCGTCTTC